Below is a window of Camelus ferus isolate YT-003-E chromosome 4, BCGSAC_Cfer_1.0, whole genome shotgun sequence DNA.
TAACATTTAATATAATCAAAAATCCATTTGAAATTGGGTCAGTTGCTAccttttttatcatttctttgatCTGTCTTTCCCTGCAAAAATAccacagtattttaatttttgtacttttataaCTCATAACATGAATATTgggctgtaattttttttatttcttcatggatCTAGCTCagaaattcttcaaaattatGATACATTAATGgcactgtttgtgtgtgtgtgtgttgggaggaaTGAACACTTACGTAGGTACTAAACACATATACATTCATGTGTATAAAATTATCTGTCATTTGATAAGATTTTGGAAAGAGGagacatgtatatatgtatgttcagtcTGGCCTCTTGATCCAGTTTACCTTGGCTCTCGTTGGGTGGATATGTTCATTAGTTCTGAATTACACCAACCTCTGACAGCTCTTCAGAGCAGGATTCTTTATGTGCCTATGTAAATGTGAGTGTATATGGGAGATCTTGATTGTTATTAAAAGTATATACTATTAAGCTGAACTATATTCCATAGTCTCAAGGTTCAAGGGCAAATAAATGCCCCTTACTTAGCTAAAATTTGACATTGTCAATACAAACAGTGGTAATATGACACATTTACAAATTTACTTTGGCACCTACTATGCACTTACTTTTTTCTCagtaatttctttaatttcttttcagaaagagtCATTTAGCGTAAGGATATTAGTTTGGCTTTTTGCcccatgaaatttatttttgaccCTTGCCCCACTCgttgttttgtagatgaagaatgtctcaaatattttattactctGTTCTTGAAATTAGTGCgtatgttttaagaaaaagaaaatcaggtgAGGAAAAATGTAAAGGAACGAGAAGTGATTTAGCTAGCTGCTGAAAAGCTTTGATCTTCTGTTTTCAGACGTGTTCACCACACAAAATTCAAATGGCACACAGTCCGAGATATCCGTGAGAGCAACAACTGACCTgaagttttctctgaaaaactgtGAGTACTGAAAGGCACCATTGCAAATATGAAAAACCCTTAAAGGAAGATTTCAAAGCAGCACTTGAGAGTATTGGGTAGGAAAAAGGTCTTAGTGGCGCTAATGTCGTCAGGGGGCCCTAGTTCCTAAAATAAGGAGACTCCGTCACAGCCATGGCACTGATGGAATCAGAGTGCAAGGAGGGTCTTACATTTCCTAGCCTCATATTTTTGGTTtgtgtggaaaagaaaaataaaataactaaatttagGACtctagaaaatgatttttcttaaacccacatttttgcttctttctgctTTATACTTTCAGCTTCAAATgttcttatttcctctttgccttttccaagtGTAACTATTGATAGATAAAACTGTTGCCAGCATGTGACTTTGGAGGCCATTAAAAGTCTCTGAAGTACCTATACCACATTTTCACCCTGAAGTGTCAACACTTcgtatatatgaaaaaaatagcataaaacaGAAGACAAGGAAGAGAGGATGAAAGTAAATAGGCGAGAGAACATGTTTCCGGCTATGACAATATTCAATATTGGGAAAAGCCACACTCAGCAATGCCTGTTGATTAATAAAGCTACTTGACAGTAATGGAATACTTTGAGCAATTCCAAACCTTAGGACATAAATGAGATAGGGACATTTCAAGGGCGTACGTTAGTTAGACAAATCACTCAGGGACATTTTGCTTGTACACAGCAGACATCTTGAGTTGTTTAGGGCAAGACACACAGAGCCAGCCCTTGAACAGATCATGCACCTCAGATTCTCTTAGGAAGTGGATTATTGACAACCGCAGGACCCATGGAAGAGACTCCAAAACCCTAACTTCTCTTCCCACAATTCAGGTCCCCAGAGGATTGTCAAAGTCGGATTGGGataaaatttttgccattttaactgGGGCTGTAACAGAGGGAGACATGTTGGCATGGTGGGGACATTCTAGAGGATCAAGCCCCCCAAGGAAATGGAAATCTCCAGAATAGTTTTGATTAACAATTCTTTTATCCCCTAAAACTGTGAAGGCAAGGTAGTAGTGAGGCAATCTAgacatttttctccaaaatccAGTGTGAGGGTTGCATAGCAGAGTTTAAGGATTACTCACCAGTTGTTCCAGCCCTGCCTGAATCAGCATCGGCTCTGGTAATGGagtctttttccatcctttcttgcCTACAAAGTACCCGTAATAGTGCTGTTTGTAGGCTCGGTAGAAATCTTCCTGTAGCGGGATTGCCTGTACTTCATATAGAACTTTACTGACTCCTGGATTAAGCAAAGTTAACTGAAATAGCCAGCCTCATGCAGAGGAAAATGGTCCTCCAATCACCATTGTTCCAAAATACACTCTTACTGACATACCTCCAGATGGACACATGGCAGACTGAGATACATACCAAATCAGGCCCGAAAATCCTTGATTTGTAGCCCCAAATCTTTATGTCCAAAATTCTGTTTTGAGTAGTTAACATGCATGTCCTTCCAGTTTACAAGGACAGGGGTGTTACCTCCATCTTTCATGTCATTACGCTGACAAGCAATCACGTTGTCCTGAGTTGATGGTATCACTTCGAGGCCGATGCCAGGAACCATGTGAAACCAGTGTACCTCAGTCCAATAGATCTCTCTTATATCCAGAAGAAGCCTGtggctccaggctccaggctccaggTTTCCCTATCTCTTTTGTGAATGATAAGCATATTAAGCCCACCTCAGGCAACCCATTATCACACAAGCTTTCTTCTTCAATGCCTTCTTCTTTCCCCTCCATTAAGGCATCTCTGGAAGATGTCaacctctttctctttgtttttgtttttttgtttttttttcctctctgccttcctttgttctattttttttttttagcttaaaaatatGCCTAGTCACAGAAGTTGCGTCAATATTTTGATATGCTGATAATCCATTATCCCTTTTCCTAGATAAACTCGTCAATGAAACAACGACGTTGCCACCTCCTGAACGTGTcgaaaatgaagaaagtaaagaacatattgaaaaaaatataacacaGTATTAAAGTTACAACCCTGTAGTCAGACCTGGAGCATATCATTATATGacttaaaaattttcagttcCACTACTCTGAGTACTTCATAAAGTAATCGTATGCTTAAAGAATTTATACTACTACAATTTAAAGTTACCCTAAAACCTTTTAAGTGGTGCAAATCTAAGAGTCAATTTTCAGATTTACCTGAAAAGGGTTAGGAAGTGAgctcttttaaaatgcaactttattttagtaaaatgtattacattttatatttatattaaatatatatttatattaaataaatgtatatatgtaaatatacatttatataaatatatttaatacattttaatataattttaaaataataacataacaGTTACGTGCTTGAGAAATAAACTTGACTCTGCTTAGAGTCGATTATTAGTGTTTCCTCAAATTACTAGTGGGGGAGAGTTCAGAGTGATAGTTTGCAAAATCGAAATCTTTGATTTTCCTGACAAGAATATTGTTCCTTATAAAAtatctgtgaaaaaataaaaacccaggaTGGCTTTCCTCTAAGATCTTGAATGATGAGCAGTCTAATTGAAGATAATGGACCTGTCATTGTAAGATACCCTGTGTTCTCCAGTTCATGCAACCCAAGTATGTTTCTAATGTTTACTTAGAAGTAGTTTGCATCTTTATCACTACTTTAAAAAACCTGATTCACTTTtttgatataattaaaaatagacatCTGATCATCCTGGTATACCCCTTCTTAAATATCTTTAGTAATTTACTACTAGGTCTGGGGTCATGTTCTAAATTCCTAACCAGACATTCAAGTCTGAAATAAGGTGACCGTGGAGGAACTTGCCAGTCTCATCTCTGGTCACATTCCCCACCCACATTCTTCATTCCAGACTACCTGAAGCTCTCAGAGCTTACGGAACCTGCTCAGGACTCCTGAGTGTTCACAATGGAATGACCTCTCTGTCACTTAGTTTTCCTGGCAAACAGTTTCTAGTCCTCTGAGCCTAGCCTACACTGGAGCTTCAGCTCCCTCTCCGTGTTTCCAATTTTTGCAAGTTGAATTAGATCCCTTTGTGCATACCACCTGTGTGTTGCTTTTAAGCCCTCATTACCCTGCAGCATAATTAACAGTCAATCTTGTCTGCCTCCAAAACTGAGATTGTGTTCCTTGAGCGTACAGCCTGTATCTCATTCATTTCTATAGCTTCATTGCCAACCACAGAGTCTGGCACATCGTAGGAGCTCAAGATATAACTGTTGAATGActaaattaacaaatgaatgaatgaatgttctaTCAAAATTTTACTAAAGCCAAATTACCTTATTTTGTTATcgtgttctattttgttttttaaacagaacCAACCCAGGGTCCAAATGAGCCTGCATTTTGGACAATGTTAGCTAAAGGTAAACTCATAGTAGTTAGGTAGCtgtgaaaatgttttgattttctgAAGTCTTCTGTAAGAAAGCCAAGATCAGTGTAAATAGCTCTGATACTAAGAATTAGTAAATCAACCTTTTGCTGCCATCATCACATGTAATTAACGAAtgcaaaacaaacccagaaagtTGATCGAGTGTCACACATTTTCTGATTCTCCCCCCAAAAGTTATATCCTCCTACAAATGTTACAGTCTAGTCAtttaatttatgattaaaaattttaaataaggctCCTGCCCAGTATAATCTCTCTTTGTATTTGGAGCAGTATGATCAGAATCACACGGAGATACATGAATGAATGCAAAGTATACATCAAAATATATGCATgcataaaagtaatatatatatatatatcataaatgTACAAGCATGCATGTATAAATGTAATGTGCATATTATCTGTAGAAgcatatatgtatgaatgtatttcatttatcacacacacacatatgcatgcgttataaatgtgaaatatatacCATATTCAATGGATCCTCATTTGTAGattctgtatttgtgaatttacctgcatctaaaatttatttggaacccTTCAAATCAATACTTGCAGAACATTCGTGGTCATTTGTGCACGTGCACAGAgtagcaaaaaaattttaactgcttGATGCTCTTGTTCCCAGCTGAGATAGAACAAAGGCCTTCTTTTTTCCACTCTCATGCTGTAAATAAGTGTCTTTTTTGTGGTCTGTTTAGTGCTAGGTGTTTTGCATTATTGTGCTTTCTGTTGgtgattttgctattttaaatggccCCCAAATATAGTATTACAATGCTTTACTGTTCCAACacacaagaaggctgtgatgggaggaaaatatgtgtattatataagCTTCACATAGGTGTGAGTTACAATGCTCACACCGTGAgctcaatgttaatgaatcagcAATGTATAATAAAGTGTCtctaaacagaaacacatataaATCAAGGTTATATACtgattggttgatgaaaatgtgaccagaggctcacaggaacctatgTATTTCCCTCAGGGATGCTGATGGTTCAGTATTCACTAACTCAGTGCTCACATGACTTTGCAGAACACCACTACCATGAACAATGAGAATAAATGATATatagtatacacatacataaacacacacacaataattttAGTAAGTGAATTTTGTTTACCATAAcattaatttattgttttaacaGCTATAAATGCAACCACCTTCGAGGACAACCGAGATGCATTTTTGCACCCAATTCCAAGTAAGAAcaaaatacttcaattaaatgGATACATAAATATGTGGACACATTTTAGTATCTGCATGGTGATGCTGTTTCCCCAGTAAGGCATGATATGTGTGAGAGGGTAGCTTGGTGGCTGGCTTCACACCAGAGAGCACGTTTGCTGTTTTAGGAAAGTTATGGTTCCTGACAAGTGTTCGTCAGTGACCGTATCGCAGATGACTGTTTCCATCCTCCCGTTTTGTAACTTCTGTTCCTGAAACAGTAAACCAAGTGGAGGAGTAGGCAAGTGAACGATATAtagaatacagtttttttttaattggtaggcttgtttttagagcagctttaggcttacagaaaaactgagtagaAATTACAGAGAATTCTCATATATTCCCTCTGCTCAGTTTCCTGTATTATTAACGTCTTCCACTGGTAcggtgcaatttttttttaaacaatttgtgagccagtattgatacattattattaactaaaccTCATCATTTATGTTCAGGCCCACTCTTTGTGCTGTACTagtctatgggttttgacaaatgcatactgTCTTGTGTCTATCATTACAGTCATTCAGAGTAGCTTCGCTGCCCTAAAAATCCCGTGttctccttccccatcccttccttccccagcccttggcaatgACTGATCTTATCACTGTCTgtactgttttgccttttccagaatgtgatATAGTTGGAAACATAccgtatgtagccttttcagactggcttcttttgcttagcaaTACGCATTTACAGTTCCTCCACTTCTTTTTGGCTTGATAGGTCACTTCTTTTCATCACTGGATAATAtcccactgtatggatgtaccagtGTGTTTATCTATTCCCCTATTGAAAGACATCTCAATTGTTTCCAAATTGTGGGaataatgaataaagctgctataaacattcacgtgtaggtttttgtgtggacataagttttcagtgcatttgggtaaacaccaaggatcgtgattgctgaatcatatggtaagaatatgtttagatTTGTAAGGAAATACCGAAACGTCTTCCACAGTGActaccattctgcattcccaccagcaatgaatgagggaATTCCTGCTGCTGAATGTAGTTTTCATTATGGATTGATTATGACAAGGCAATATATTAATTTTCCCCAAACATCCATGCtacaaaaatacactgaaaaagaaacagcatctGGTAATACATTGAAGGCCTGTCACCTGTCACCTCAGTTCTGTTCTGTATTATTTGACAATTATAGCCACTTGCCTTCCAGTGCTTCAGTAAAAAGGAGTCAGTcttctttatttagaaaagtgATATGCAGGAATGATAAatgctttagaaatattttgtcttttcaggTAATTAAGCTGAGCATGACTCACTTTCTAATATGTTTTGAGCACATACTGCACATCTTTATGTCAGCCCTCACAGCGACTCTATGAAAGTTGgtagtatctccattttacagatgaggaaactgaggctgggaggaaaAAACCTGTCTCAACTTGTAATTAGTTTTTCTATAATTTCTACTGGTTAGGGATTTCAAATCCTTCTCTAGTTTTGACTATCATTTCGATAAACAAAATGTACTACAAGCATACCTTTTTACAAAAACCCTTCTAAGGAGTAGCCAGGCAATTTGGGAGCACAGCCCATTTTAACATAATTTGATTATTCCCCAAATAATGTGCCTCAAAGTCAAGATATCGGTCATTGACTCCTGCACACATTTCATTCCACTTGGTTTAGGATCACACATTGAcaattacaggtttttttttttatatgtcaGAGAAGATAGATATGGGAACTTGTCTTTGTTTATTACCAGAACATCATTTCCTCGAAAATAATGAAAGCTCTTGGAACTTTCGGGCAGGaagaggggggaaaggggagaaatatCAACATGGTCATTTAAAGTCACTATTAAATAAAAGTCTGTTAAGCCAGATAGATTAGGATTAGATTCAGGAAGATGTAAAATTTGGCAGTaaagatatattttcattaaCAGATTTAGTAAAAAGACTTCTGAGATCTGTGGATCCAGACATGATTTTCACTATATAACTTATTTCAGAAAGTTAACTAAGTTCCACTTCTTTAATATCAAGTACACTAGTTTGAGCACAGTAATAAAATGGTCAGTTCAGTTCTTAAGCCTCCTGGAGAAAGCAGGTAGTACATCATCTTTTTAGTGTAAAAGAGAAATCACTGCATGTGTCAACAGCAGAGCTGCATCTGTCTCTCCCGAAGGACTAACCCCTTATATGTGAATTCATGACAATTTTAATAGTAACCTCTTCAGAGTCTTGAACTCGTTTTTATTATTCAGGGAGAAAGTCTGGTACATATACATGTTAACATCTGGTCACCTGGGTGGGATCCCAGACTTTGCCACTTCCTAGCTATGCGCCATGGGCAGATCCATAAACTTCTGTGATCCTGGATAACAGAGGGAAGGACAGCTCCTCCAAGGCTGCTGTGAAGGTGAAAAGTACAAAAATTGAGTATGTGGCCATAGGGAGTGGCCCAGAGCCTTCTCCCCTACGTGGCAGGAGGGATGGGGGGGGCAGTGAAGACTCCAAATGCTAAAGGCTTTGCTTCAGTTGCTCCAAGATCCTTATTTCTCCAGGAAAACATGCTGAACACAGTTCCTCTTTTccattgcattttctttcttcctctcaggCTCTGATGTGACCGCTGCCAATGAAGACAACCTGGCCAAACTACAGGACATCAAGTTAAAATTAATGCTGGGCATCTCATTGATGACCCTGTTCCTTTTTGTCATCCTCTTGGCAATCTGTAGTGCCATGCTGTAcaaaatgaagacactgaagtaAGTCTACAGACCTCTGGAGTCTTTATAACATCCAGGACTTGAAACCCCGCCTCTCCTCTCTAGTAGATTGCTAGGGAAAcgtgactcccaaatttatctataAGGTATCCCGTTTGGCTCCATTTTCCCTATTTGAAAAGGAGCATGGGGCTGTCTCGCAGGGAATATCTTACTTGAACTTTTTCCCAATAATTTAAATAGTcgtctaaaaataaaacaaccttaGTCAATTGGAAAGTATATATAGACTAGATCTGTGGTCCTTTTTAAAGCCTTGAAACAAAAGGGCTATGAACTCTGTTTCAAATAGCACATCTGTGTAGGGTctaacatttttcattcatttatatagtAACCAATACGTTGGATAGAATTCATATATAGCTTTGAGATACTTTTCTAAGTTGAGCTGCAATTGTACACACGATTCTtgatgtgtgttttctttttcagatataaaaaATCATGTGAGAGTGGTGAATACTCTGTCAACCCAGAGCTGGCAACTCTGTCTTACTTTCATCCCTCAGAAGGCGTATCAGACACATCTTTTTCTAAAAGTGCAGAAAGCAGCACGTTTTGGGGCACCACTTCTTCAGAATTAAGGAAATCAGACGCAAGGTCAAAATCTAGGACCACAGACATGATTTCCACGGGCTCAGATGATACAGGAATGAATGAGGACTCAGACGTAATTCAGAGTGAGGAACCGAGCGAGGAACCCACTGATGAATAGacaacttgactttttttttttgtgataaaaaaattatctttgtgaCGTGAGTGTTATGATTTGGAAACTGTGCTGAGACCTTCAAATTTTCTGGTGGCTTAGAAGGAGgatatattcaataaaattccCTCAgctataaatattatttcatggaaaaaatacagggaaataatttaaagtatgGAAAAACTGTGCACCAGGTGAAAATGATCCTGGAAAGTGACTTATGGAAAGTATTCACTCTAGTCTGGTTCATTTTAAGATAAGAAGTTAGATATTTACCTTACCTGGGGCATTTTTAGGACTTTCAGGGTAATCACCACTAAcaacacccctccccaccatcaaAGCAAAAAGAACACACCTGTTCATGTTCTACTGGCGAAACAGTTGTGCCATATCAAGGGAAGAAACTGGTACCAGAGACTCCTAGCATTCCTGAATTGTTTCAGAGTCATCAGGGCTGCTCTCAGAGGACAAACAATaggaattatatataaaaaaaattccccatttCTAAAGTAT
It encodes the following:
- the MOB3B gene encoding MOB kinase activator 3B isoform X6 encodes the protein MMSSLIEDNGPVIVRYPVFSSSCNPKPTQGPNEPAFWTMLAKAINATTFEDNRDAFLHPIPSSDVTAANEDNLAKLQDIKLKLMLGISLMTLFLFVILLAICSAMLYKMKTLKYKKSCESGEYSVNPELATLSYFHPSEGVSDTSFSKSAESSTFWGTTSSELRKSDARSKSRTTDMISTGSDDTGMNEDSDVIQSEEPSEEPTDE
- the MOB3B gene encoding MOB kinase activator 3B isoform X2 codes for the protein MNFILFIFLSGVFSPEFGLMNPPDEGPDVTPMAGQLVPEQLVSEPPVPEQLVSEPPVPEQLVSEPPVPEQLVSEPPVPEQLVSEPPVPEQLVSEPPVPEHAVPEAAVPGHTAPEHTAPEHPVPAQPVPEHTAPEPPAPEHTLPEHPVPEQPLPEHTVPEHPVPEHAVPEQPHQEGENNENTPANEKTGNYYKDIKQYVFTTQNSNGTQSEISVRATTDLKFSLKNYKLVNETTTLPPPERVENEEKPTQGPNEPAFWTMLAKAINATTFEDNRDAFLHPIPSSDVTAANEDNLAKLQDIKLKLMLGISLMTLFLFVILLAICSAMLYKMKTLKYKKSCESGEYSVNPELATLSYFHPSEGVSDTSFSKSAESSTFWGTTSSELRKSDARSKSRTTDMISTGSDDTGMNEDSDVIQSEEPSEEPTDE